A single region of the Fusobacterium varium genome encodes:
- a CDS encoding Cof-type HAD-IIB family hydrolase: MIKAIFFDIDGTLVSFKTHKVPQSTIDALNLLRKKGIKIFIATGRHPSIISLGNNINELKFDGYVTLNGQYCFTDNKVIYKKSICKEDIIKLVEFLKTSNYPCAFIEEKEYMYINHINDDVKSVLKSVNVPLPNVKDISRALENEIFQLNPYIPPEKDHIFMKILKNCDLTRWNPLFSDIIPAGGGKHIAIEKVREFYGYSKEETMAFGDGENDITMLSNVGIGVAMGNANEAVKKVADYITTSVDEDGIYNALKHFSII, translated from the coding sequence ATGATAAAAGCTATTTTCTTTGATATAGATGGAACTTTAGTTAGCTTTAAAACTCATAAAGTTCCACAAAGCACTATTGATGCTTTAAATTTACTTAGAAAAAAAGGTATTAAAATATTTATTGCCACAGGAAGACATCCCTCTATTATTAGTTTAGGAAATAATATTAATGAATTAAAATTTGATGGTTATGTAACTTTAAATGGTCAATACTGCTTTACTGATAATAAAGTTATTTATAAAAAAAGTATATGCAAAGAGGATATTATAAAATTAGTTGAGTTTTTAAAAACTTCAAATTATCCTTGTGCTTTTATTGAGGAAAAAGAGTATATGTATATTAATCATATCAATGATGATGTAAAATCTGTACTTAAAAGTGTTAATGTACCACTTCCTAATGTTAAAGATATCTCTAGAGCTTTAGAAAATGAGATTTTTCAGTTAAATCCATATATTCCACCAGAAAAAGATCATATTTTTATGAAGATATTAAAAAATTGTGATCTAACTAGATGGAATCCTCTATTTTCAGATATTATTCCTGCTGGTGGAGGAAAACATATTGCTATTGAAAAAGTTAGAGAATTTTATGGTTATTCTAAAGAGGAAACAATGGCTTTTGGTGATGGTGAAAATGATATAACCATGCTTTCAAATGTAGGTATAGGAGTAGCTATGGGAAATGCAAATGAAGCTGTAAAAAAAGTAGCTGATTATATTACTACTTCTGTTGATGAGGATGGAATATATAATGCCTTAAAACATTTTTCTATCATTTAA
- a CDS encoding LysR family transcriptional regulator, translating into MDLHYLKIFYEVAKEKSFTKAASKLYINQSAVSIQVKKFEEILNAKLFDRSSKKIKLTYTGEALYKMAEDIFDKVKRAEKEISRIIDLDRARISIGATSVIGEPLLPKLMKGFSQAHEEIEYDITIAEKSYLLKLLKEGDLDILIIDEEHITDSNLEVLTIEKMPYVLVSKKEYHSMESVSKDPLITRETIPNNNEAIAVIEDKYRISFDSKISVLGNLEVIKGMVREEIGNVILPMYAVHKEIKNGEFKVIYTVNEVKDGYQVVITKDKKSLIQIIKFINFIQDYQIQY; encoded by the coding sequence GTGGATTTACATTATTTAAAAATATTCTATGAAGTTGCTAAGGAAAAAAGTTTTACTAAAGCTGCTAGTAAATTATATATAAATCAATCTGCTGTATCTATTCAAGTAAAAAAGTTTGAAGAAATTCTTAATGCAAAACTTTTTGATAGAAGTTCAAAAAAGATAAAACTTACATATACAGGAGAAGCTCTTTATAAAATGGCTGAAGATATTTTTGATAAAGTAAAAAGAGCTGAAAAAGAGATATCTAGAATTATAGATTTAGACAGAGCTAGAATCTCAATTGGAGCTACTTCAGTTATTGGTGAACCACTTCTTCCTAAACTTATGAAGGGATTCTCTCAAGCTCATGAAGAGATTGAGTATGATATTACAATTGCTGAAAAATCATATCTTTTAAAACTTTTAAAAGAGGGAGATCTTGATATTTTAATTATTGACGAGGAACATATTACAGATTCTAACTTAGAAGTTTTAACTATTGAGAAGATGCCTTATGTTCTTGTTAGTAAAAAAGAGTATCACAGTATGGAAAGTGTTTCAAAAGATCCGCTTATTACTCGTGAAACTATTCCTAATAATAACGAGGCTATTGCTGTTATTGAAGATAAATACAGAATATCTTTTGATTCAAAAATATCAGTTTTAGGAAACCTTGAGGTTATAAAGGGAATGGTTAGAGAGGAGATTGGAAATGTTATCCTTCCTATGTATGCAGTTCATAAAGAGATTAAAAATGGAGAGTTTAAAGTAATTTATACTGTTAATGAAGTAAAAGATGGATATCAAGTTGTAATCACTAAAGATAAGAAAAGCTTAATCCAAATTATTAAATTCATTAACTTTATCCAAGATTATCAAATCCAATATTAA
- the gmhA gene encoding D-sedoheptulose 7-phosphate isomerase, with translation MNLIDSYKAEALLLENFIKEEEERRETEKVAKELANIFNAGNKVLICGNGGSNCDALHFAEEFTGRFRGDRRALPAIAIADSSHITCVGNDYGFDSIFSRGVEAYGKSGDMFIGISTSGNSNNVIKAVEAAKKLGMKTCVLLGKDGGKLKGTCDFEFIIPGNTSDRIQEIHMMILHIIIEGVERLMFPENY, from the coding sequence ATGAACTTAATAGATTCTTATAAAGCTGAAGCTTTACTTTTAGAAAATTTTATAAAAGAAGAGGAAGAGAGAAGAGAAACTGAAAAGGTAGCAAAGGAGTTAGCTAATATATTCAATGCTGGTAATAAAGTGCTAATCTGTGGAAATGGTGGAAGTAACTGTGATGCTTTACACTTTGCAGAGGAGTTTACTGGTAGATTTAGAGGAGATAGAAGAGCTCTTCCTGCTATTGCTATTGCTGATTCTTCTCATATAACTTGTGTTGGTAATGATTATGGGTTTGATTCTATATTTTCACGTGGTGTAGAAGCCTATGGTAAGTCTGGAGATATGTTTATAGGTATATCTACTAGTGGAAACTCAAACAACGTAATCAAGGCTGTAGAGGCTGCTAAAAAGTTAGGTATGAAAACTTGTGTTCTACTTGGAAAAGATGGAGGAAAATTAAAGGGAACTTGTGACTTTGAATTTATAATCCCTGGAAACACTTCTGATAGAATTCAAGAGATTCATATGATGATCCTTCATATTATTATTGAGGGAGTAGAAAGATTAATGTTTCCTGAAAACTATTAA
- a CDS encoding GntR family transcriptional regulator — protein MGMFQSKSPLYYQLAEIIINDIKEKNLQENDRILTEREYCEKYNLSRSTVRQAIAYLEKKGYIYKVQGCGTFVSSRVMKQKLLKFYSFTEEAKKQGKTPSSKVLSFKEKKADEKICKELNINKDDKVYELQRLRLADDEVVMYEKTYLLEKKMQGLSKNILLENPLYDILQNRYNISFTKATERFSVLLADENIAEILTIPQGSPIIRLQRWTYAGMEIIEYTVSLVRGDRFEFEVELEEK, from the coding sequence ATGGGAATGTTTCAGTCGAAAAGTCCACTTTATTATCAATTAGCAGAAATAATTATCAATGATATAAAAGAAAAGAATTTACAAGAAAATGATAGAATTTTAACTGAGAGAGAGTATTGTGAAAAATATAATTTAAGTAGATCAACTGTAAGACAAGCTATTGCATATTTAGAGAAAAAGGGGTATATATATAAAGTTCAAGGTTGTGGAACTTTTGTATCTTCAAGAGTGATGAAACAAAAACTTCTTAAATTTTATAGTTTTACAGAAGAGGCAAAAAAACAGGGAAAAACTCCAAGTTCAAAAGTCTTATCATTTAAAGAGAAAAAAGCTGATGAAAAAATATGTAAAGAGTTAAATATAAATAAAGATGATAAAGTATATGAATTGCAACGTCTTAGATTAGCTGATGATGAAGTAGTTATGTATGAAAAAACATACCTATTAGAAAAGAAGATGCAAGGACTTTCGAAGAATATTTTATTAGAAAATCCTCTATATGATATACTTCAAAATAGATATAATATAAGTTTTACAAAGGCAACTGAAAGATTTTCTGTACTTTTAGCAGATGAGAATATTGCAGAAATTTTAACTATACCACAAGGAAGTCCGATTATAAGATTACAGAGATGGACATATGCTGGAATGGAGATAATAGAGTATACAGTAAGTTTGGTACGTGGAGATAGATTTGAATTTGAGGTAGAACTTGAAGAGAAATAA
- a CDS encoding Gfo/Idh/MocA family oxidoreductase, protein MIKVGVIGAGNRGKDVYAKYILNYTDEAKVIAIAEPNPLKRKEMMEDHKLDPEFVFESWEEFLAKDKFCDAVIIATGDDMHFEPIKIAMEKGYDILLEKPMSNKVDECINIVKMAEKYGVKVMVCHVLRYTPFFSKLKELIESGIIGEVVDIQHNENIGNYHFAHSFVRGNWRNSDETSPLILQKSCHDLDILSWLLGGSSCKRIASFGQLRHFKRENAPEGSAERCLDCKYLDSCIYSPKKIYYNNLGAWPTLVATEIQTKEALEESLRTNKYGRCVYKCDNNVVDNMVSIIEFDNGVNVTFNLCAFTDEVCRTIKIMGTKGEIRGNDLKNHIEVYEFGKGEGRFANGKKTEIIPDVLLGGHGGGDTGLMQDFIKLCQGKLEDTRTNPKVSLESHIMAFAAEESRVTGKVVNMDEFVGRFNK, encoded by the coding sequence ATGATAAAAGTTGGAGTTATTGGAGCAGGAAATAGAGGAAAAGATGTTTATGCAAAATATATTTTAAATTATACAGATGAGGCAAAAGTTATAGCAATAGCTGAACCAAATCCATTAAAAAGAAAAGAGATGATGGAAGATCATAAATTAGATCCAGAGTTTGTTTTTGAAAGTTGGGAAGAGTTTTTAGCAAAGGATAAGTTTTGTGATGCTGTAATTATAGCTACTGGTGATGATATGCACTTTGAGCCAATAAAAATAGCTATGGAAAAAGGATATGATATTTTACTTGAAAAGCCTATGTCAAATAAAGTTGATGAGTGTATAAATATAGTGAAAATGGCAGAAAAATATGGTGTAAAAGTAATGGTATGCCATGTATTGAGATATACTCCATTCTTTAGCAAATTGAAAGAGTTAATTGAAAGTGGAATTATAGGGGAAGTTGTTGATATTCAACACAATGAAAATATAGGAAACTACCACTTTGCTCATAGCTTTGTGAGAGGAAACTGGAGAAATTCAGATGAAACAAGTCCATTGATTTTACAAAAAAGTTGCCATGATTTAGATATTTTATCTTGGTTACTAGGTGGAAGTTCTTGCAAAAGAATAGCATCTTTTGGACAATTAAGACATTTTAAAAGAGAAAATGCACCTGAAGGATCAGCAGAAAGATGTTTAGATTGTAAATACCTAGATAGCTGTATCTACTCACCTAAAAAAATCTACTATAATAATTTAGGAGCATGGCCTACACTTGTAGCAACTGAAATTCAAACTAAAGAGGCATTGGAAGAATCATTGAGAACAAATAAATATGGAAGATGTGTTTATAAGTGTGATAACAATGTTGTAGATAATATGGTTTCTATAATAGAGTTTGATAATGGAGTAAATGTAACATTTAACCTATGTGCCTTTACAGATGAAGTATGCAGAACTATTAAGATCATGGGAACTAAAGGAGAAATTAGAGGAAATGATTTAAAAAATCATATAGAAGTATATGAATTTGGAAAAGGTGAAGGACGTTTTGCAAATGGAAAGAAAACAGAGATAATTCCAGATGTACTTTTAGGAGGACATGGTGGAGGAGATACTGGACTTATGCAAGACTTTATAAAACTATGTCAAGGAAAACTAGAGGATACAAGAACAAATCCAAAGGTATCTTTAGAGAGTCACATTATGGCTTTTGCAGCTGAAGAATCAAGAGTAACTGGAAAAGTTGTAAATATGGATGAGTTTGTAGGAAGATTTAATAAATAA